Proteins encoded together in one Microplitis mediator isolate UGA2020A chromosome 7, iyMicMedi2.1, whole genome shotgun sequence window:
- the LOC130671858 gene encoding putative gustatory receptor 28b: MERINLNKLKKNSNYNKVDSVYYKYFTFIHQIFLKAIGLSPWTIDTSGICKNQRLKNHNFECYFSRAGSCYNVLLFITYICFGIFIVLNISSTKIDSRPILDAVAVKLSFIATLCISLIPLIYIFQQKLIISVNRRFKNVDQKLNKCADYKMANDNTNYFIFTINLAITSCLIIMREIYYMSVEIVFAISIPYFISSWVIIQYAILINMLKKRFKSINMTISKLGTMESKIPLSRYSVLNDISSIKYAYVELCEMCDDATDFYGLPLLIVIIMFAIRTLLNLYYIIIALIDKQKIDTGEYLSGLFILGSIFLFITLTTVVTQLIKQNRKTARMVNSLMDRYSMDDKIVKKLSKFSNDLWHLTVEFTACGIIPLDRTLLAVITGTIATYLVIAVQFRVSSPSN; this comes from the exons ATGGAgcgaataaatttgaataaattaaaaaaaaattcaaattataacaAAGTTGACTCAGtatattacaaatattttacatttattcatcaaatatttttaaaagcaaTTGGACTCTCGCCCTGGACGATTGACACTTCCGGGATCTGTAAAAATCAACGActcaaaaatcataatttcGAATGTTATTTTTCCCGCGCCGGATCTTGttataatgttttattatttataacatatatttgttttggtatttttattgtactCAACATATCGTCAACTAAAATCGATTCCCGTCCAATATTAGATGCAGTTGCAGTTAAACTTTCATTCATCGCAACACTTTGTATAAGTTTGATACcgcttatttatattttccaacaaaaattgataataagcGTAAACAGGcgatttaaaaatgtcgacCAGAAATTAAACAAATGTGCAGATTACAAAATGGCAAATgataatacaaattattttatatttactattaatttagCCATAACGTCATGCTTAATAATAATGAGGGAAATCTATTATATGTCAGTGGAAATTGTATTTGCCATAAGTATCCCATACTTTATCAGCAGTTGGGTGATAATACAGTACGCGATTCTCATAAATATGTTGAAAAAACGGTTCAAAAGTATTAACATGACAATTTCAAAACTGGGTACAATGGAAAGTAAAATACCGCTGTCACGTTACTCGGTTCTCAATGATATTTCGAGTATCAAATACGCGTATGTTGAATTGTGTGAAATGTGCGACGATGCAACAGATTTTTATGGGTTGCCGCTTTTGATTGTCATCATTATGTTTGCTATTAGAACTCTGTTGAATTTGTATTACATAATTATAGCTCTGAttgacaaacaaaaaattgacaccGGTGAATATTTGTCGGGATTGTTCATATTAggaagtatatttttatttataacattaACTACTGTTGTCactcaattaataaaacag aaTAGAAAAACTGCTAGAATGGTAAATTCACTTATGGATCGATACTCGATGGATgataaaatagtgaaaaaa ttaagtaaattttcaaacgaTCTCTGGCATCTGACTGTCGAATTTACAGCCTGTGGTATCATACCACTAGATCGTACTCTTCTGGCAGTC attactGGTACAATTGCGACGTATTTAGTTATTGCTGTACAATTTCGTGTTAGCTCACCTtctaactaa
- the LOC130671857 gene encoding uncharacterized protein LOC130671857, which yields MNSLNIGTNFTREEFLYHILQWDPKLVLDDDNNDNNILSNDDIPFKLISPSSSYDTFDNYYKVQLSVLLHEFWYKLRRINEDNKKSENKDSVLRLFVYEHSLKYKRVNSKDDLLLCLKVHTSLPVDPEVEVNPPKCESFVRFTNKLNDNNQQFGFLSSYIKRERTDEIELTYQLVTKYSTFDKIPASISVETIWGISPYLKLIDSLINLPNSPLCDAILKPSINDYEFSIINNDDKFEIVTADNLNQKQLEIVGKIVKTVEDKKTGIYMVSGPAGTGKTKVIVNSVLTMIHRKSTEQMLICAHSNLAIDSIVLQLLKEQSRLKNQGIEFTIVRIGITESMNESVRQVSISRFSSKMRRDEKSSLLKQYNIIAGTLSSYQSYFMQSYIKYMKIPICIIDEAPQASECHSFLPLMLGVKTLILVGDSKLLWPKFYSEGIKNNDLDQSLFARAEKIFKGTEKNPILSLDVQYRMDESIAQWPNKFFYKGALKNSVPVETTCFYKYRVLNHSCLEVSDDYYLNVGEAKLVVNVAYTLMTQINLEKVNSTITIGIISLTVQQDLITELLEKRTKYVCTERKEKINVCEVKIVDHFQSIECDIIIMSCVRSYDVNYIDVPSRLCASLTRAKKSMIICGNFEKYEENIMWKDLLNDAKERNAFINLDHDTYDKPKTLKPYLII from the exons ATGAATTCTCTAAACATCGGCACGAACTTCACTAGAGAAGAATTTTTGTATCATATTCTTCAATGGGATCCAAAGTTAGTTTTGGATGATGATAATAACGATAACAATATATTGTCCAATGATGACATACCATTTAAACTGATATCCCCATCGTCATCTTATGATACCTTTGACAATTATTACAAAGTTCAATTATCAGTTCTTTTGCACGAATTTTGGTATAAATTGAGAAGAAtcaatgaagacaataaaaaatccgaaaataa gGATTCTGTATTGAGATTGTTTGTATATGAACATTCTCTTAAATACAAACGAGTGAATTCCAAGGATGATCTGCTTCTTTGTTTAAAAGTACATACTTCATTGCCTGTTGATCCTGAAGTAGAAGTAAATCCTCCAAAATGTGAAAGTTTTGTAAGATTTACCAATAAATTGAACGATAATAATCAACAATTTGGATTTTTGTCGTCATATATTAAAAGAGAAAGAActg atgaAATTGAGTTGACTTATCAATTAGTGACCAAATATTCAACATTTGATAAGATACCAGCGTCAATTAGTGTAGAAACAATTTGGGGGATATCAccatatttaaaattgatcgaTTCATTGATAAATCTTCCTAATTCTCCACTATGTGATGCCATTTTAAAGCCTAGTATCAATGATtatgaattttcaataattaataatgatgataaatttgaaatagttacagcg GATAATTTGAATCAAAAACAATTAGAGATTGTaggaaaaattgttaaaacaGTTGAGGACAAGAAAACTGGAATTTATATGGTATCAGGGCCTGCAGGAACTGGAAAAACAAAAGTTATTGTTAATAGTGTTCTAACTATGATACATAGAAAGAGTACTGAACAAATGCTAATTTGCGCTCATTCTAATTTAGCAATTGACTCAATTGTCCTGCAACTGCTAAAAGAACAATCGCGACTCAAAA aCCAGGGAATCGAGTTCACTATAGTTCGCATTGGTATTACAGAAAGTATGAATGAATCGGTTCGACAAGTGTCAATTTCACGGTTTTcg TCTAAAATGCGTCGAGATGAAAAAAGCAGTTTGTTAAAACAATACAATATAATCGCTGGGACTTTGTCATCTTATCAGAGTTATTTCATGCAATCCTACATCAA ATATATGAAAATACCAATTTGCATTATTGACGAGGCGCCTCAAGCTAGTGAATGTCATTCATTCCTACCTTTGATGCTCGGTGTAAAAACTTTAATTCTCGTTGGTGATTCCAAGCTACTTTGgccaaaattttattctgag ggaataaaaaacaatgatttagATCAATCACTATTTGCTAGagctgaaaaaatatttaaaggtacagaaaaaaatccaattcTTTCGTTAGACGTTCAATATCGTATGGATGAATCAATTGCACAGTGgccgaataaatttttttacaaaggaGCCTTAAAGAACAGTGTTCCTGTAGAAACAACTTGTTTCTATAAATACAGAGTTCTCAATCATTCATGTCTTGAAGTATcagatgattattatttaaacgtcGGAGAAGCTAAACTAGTCGTCAATGTGGCTTATACTTTAAtgacacaaataaatttagagAAAGTAAATTCTACAATTACTATAGGTATTATTTCGCTTACGGTACAACAGGATTTAATAACTGAGTTACTCGAAAAAAG aactaaaTATGTTTGCACAGAacgtaaagaaaaaataaatgtctgTGAAGTAAAAATAGTGGATCATTTTCAAAGTATAGAGTgcgatattattataatgtccTGCGTTCGTAGTTACGACGTAAATTACATTGACGTTCCAAGCAGGCTTTGTGCTAGTTTGACGAGAGCCAAAAAAAGTATGATAATTTGcggtaattttgaaaaatatgag GAGAATATCATGTGGAAGGATCTTTTGAATGATGCAAAAGAACGCAATGCTTTTATTAATCTTGACCATGATACGTATGATAAACCTAAAACCTTAAAGCcgtacttaattatttaa
- the LOC130671650 gene encoding putative ankyrin repeat protein RF_0381, which translates to MDVDDYPPYNTMIAIIKGDSAIVKENINSFGLSYDPLWLDGYELLRIAIENKQFEIMEFLLEKNAPVNTSNKNYHNTPLHLAVMNQDDKIVEALLDRGADINKENLFRINPLDLLMQETNEKILDLIVNHISDTNIKDSVYIRLLIDLLDKNRTELVEKLLTKCLTININEAMNTINFLCKAAQKGYYRIVEKLLERGVDANVVDNTGYRSDTALYIACEKGYLGIVKLLLNNGAIDSLDTISNENNQYQALFYCPLHIAIAKEKYQVVKCLLEYGDKPDRFYLKDNEECSALHLACEKNNIEIVKLLIDKGADVNIKDSKGIMPISKVDRYSGKDIFEYLIIDKNLKLDYDNFAFVLNDSMPDQEAGRVKLILQHLDANLYLKHKIDLNTVRNCEGFSIIYINSVLSNYENVEITNLFVEYGADVNAKNKWGRTLLHVAFRYRKVWSIVALLKNGADINATCNNGYTCLDYALDKKLFRNRYCDDDAECGLWEVAPAERRKIVDEFMEHIVKMKFLNLYVSEKNNNDFMNRSKEPSRHSEGYKKEIEKMKREIIADNISYYDFVTADSYRLMMYLNKDKIFETLRSESYESKFPLYAIIISGCFKKGLTKKKLFDEAFEYPVFNIIRSLPYPCMRLIMDYFSNTDLRELITKCKHCLYNLSD; encoded by the coding sequence ATGGATGTTGATGACTATCCACCTTACAATACCATGATTGCTATCATTAAAGGAGACTCTGCAATCGTtaaggaaaatataaattcctTTGGATTATCATATGACCCCTTATGGCTAGATGGCTATGAACTTCTCCGCATTGctattgaaaataaacaatttgaaataatgGAATTTcttcttgaaaaaaatgccCCCGTAAACACCAGCAACAAAAACTACCACAATACTCCACTGCACTTGGCAGTGATGAATCAAGACGATAAAATTGTTGAAGCTCTCCTGGACAGAGGTGCTGATATcaataaagaaaatctattccGCATTAATCCACTCGATCTACTAATGCAAGAAACCAACGAAAAGATACTTGACTTAATTGTTAACCATATATCTGACACCAACATCAAAGATTCCGTTTACATAAGACTACTAATCGATTTATTGGATAAAAATCGTACGGAACTCGTGGAAAAACTTTTGACTAAATGTCTTACAATTAACATCAACGAAGCAATgaatacaattaattttttatgcaaagCCGCGCAAAAAGGGTATTATCGAATCgtagaaaaattattggaaCGTGGAGTCGATGCTAATGTCGTTGACAATACGGGCTACAGATCAGACACTGCGCTGTACATCGCCTGTGAAAAAGGTTATCTAGGAATAGTAAAACTTTTACTGAACAATGGAGCTATCGATAGCTTAGACACGATATctaatgaaaataatcaatatcAAGCGTTATTTTATTGCCCTCTTCATATCGCCATTGCCAAAGAAAAGTACCAAGTCGTTAAATGTCTTCTTGAGTACGGAGATAAGCCCGACAGATTCTATTTGAAGGATAATGAAGAATGTTCAGCTTTACATTTAgcttgtgaaaaaaataatattgaaatagtTAAATTACTTATTGACAAAGGAGCTGATGTTAACATAAAAGATAGTAAAGGCATAATGCCAATATCTAAAGTTGATCGTTACAGCGGAaaagatatttttgaatatcttataattgataaaaacttGAAACTAGACTACGATAATTTCGCATTCGTTTTAAACGATTCAATGCCAGATCAAGAGGCTGGCAGAGTTAAACTGATTTTACAACATTTGGATgctaatttatatttgaaacaTAAAATAGACCTTAATACTGTGAGAAACTGTGAGGGCTTTtcgattatttatattaacagCGTTCTTAGTAATTATGAAAATGTTGAAATTACGAACCTTTTTGTTGAATACGGAGCGGATGtcaatgcaaaaaataaatgggGTAGAACTCTGCTTCATGTGGCATTTCGATACAGAAAAGTTTGGTCAATTGTCGCGCTTTTGAAAAATGGCGCGGATATTAACGCGACATGCAATAATGGATACACTTGTCTTGATTATGCtctggataaaaaattatttagaaatcGTTATTGTGACGATGATGCTGAGTGTGGTTTATGGGAGGTGGCTCCTGCTGAACGAAGAAAAATAGTTGATGAATTTATGGAGCATATtgtgaaaatgaaatttttaaatttgtatgtaagtgaaaaaaataacaacgaTTTTATGAATCGTTCGAAAGAGCCTTCCCGGCATTCGGAGGGATACaaaaaagaaatagaaaaaatgaaacgtGAAATAATAGCGGATAATATAAGTTACTACGATTTTGTAACTGCCGATTCTTATCGATTGAtgatgtatttaaataaagataaaatttttgaaacactGAGATCTGAAAGTTACGAATCTAAATTCCCGCTGTATGCAATTATTATCAGTGGCTGTTTCAAAAAAGGtcttacgaaaaaaaaattgtttgatgaAGCTTTTGAATATCCCGTTTTTAACATTATTCGAAGTTTACCGTATCCTTGCATGAGATTAATTATGGACTATTTTAGTAACACTGACTTGAGGGAATTAATAACTAAATGTAAACATtgtctttataatttaagtgatTAA
- the LOC130671649 gene encoding uncharacterized protein LOC130671649 isoform X1 has translation MKITIATEDMENPVGVESNNVRFLKNQFLYQVLQWSPKWFLEHDKKRSIVTSMKLISPKLSYDTFDDYRKTQLPVLVHEFWYDMMESHSKEDDNIETKAPSIELFKIPLLGRCLKVNHDINVHDKIFSFKVRTKIKSDSKDWYPHHNTLVKFNNPLAENQEQFAYIEYFSRQQVPDKTEYELTYELMTKYLGHSKIPDSITIEPIKIKMSVISNYLNSLLYLPKSPLNRAILNPTLAYYEFSSINDEDKIQPVTQDNLNSKQLEIMARIVKTVEENKPKICIVSGPAGTGKSKVIMNSIFSMISRKSTDRILVCAQSNLAIDSIVLQLLDEKPKLEKKNIKFNLIRLGSEEKMNVLVKPVSFLTLTKDVDNNKKTDFVSELLSNSNVIVSTLMTCQSSYYRNYLKNLKISVCIVDEASQASELETFLPLRLDVKILFLVGDPKQFKPRLNSEEARKIQNLDKSLLHRVQKVFEKKNKTPVLMLDTQYRMVKAIAQWPNNYFYNGILKNGVSIYPLGIYKYKLLSHTSPEDGDGLTNIGEAKLVVNIVYSLLMLMYLEKFNFKISLGIIAPFEEQRDLIIKLLDQEERFNSISKERKERINIKVVKMSDCFQGSQCDIILMSCVKSTSTDHIDDPHRLCVSLTRARHTLIICGNLNKYKENSLWNDLVTDAEERDAFIHVGSDKLDKPKNIKPLLIPII, from the exons atgaaaataacaattgctACTGAAG atatggAAAATCCAGTCGGCGTCGAGAGTAATAACgtgagatttttaaaaaaccaattTCTGTATCAAGTCTTACAGTGGAGTCCAAAATGGTTTTTAgaacatgataaaaaaagatcGATTGTTACATCAATGAAATTGATTTCTCCAAAATTATCTTATGATACTTTTGATGATTATCGCAAAACTCAGTTGCCTGTATTAGTCCATGAATTTTGGTATGATATGATGGAATCTCACAGTAAAGAAGACGACAATATTGAAACTAa GGCTCCCAGCATCGAATTGTTCAAGATTCCGTTATTAGGCAGATGTTTAAAAGTAAATCACGATATTAATGTAcacgacaaaatttttagtttcaaagttcgtactaaaataaaatctgattCGAAAGACTGGTATCCGCATCACAATACTCtggttaaatttaataatccgTTAGCTGAAAATCAAGAACAATTTGCTtacattgaatattttagtcGACAACAAGTACctg ATAAAACTGAGTATGAATTAACATACGAATTGATGACAAAATATCTGGGGCATAGTAAGATTCCAGATTCAATAACTATAGAACCAATCAAGATAAAAATGTcagttatttcaaattatctaAATTCATTACTGTATCTTCCTAAATCTCCATTAAATAGAGCGATACTAAACCCAACACTGgcttactatgaattttcatcaatcaatGATGAAGATAAGATTCAACCAGTTACACag GACAATCTGAACTCAAAACAATTGGAAATTATGGCAAGAATTGTTAAAACAGTTGAGGAAAACaaaccaaaaatatgtatcGTCTCAGGACCTGCTGGAACAGGAAAATCAAAAGTTATTATGAATAGTATTTTCTCAATGATAAGCAGAAAAAGTACTGACCGTATATTAGTATGCGCGCAATCTAATCTAGCGATTGATTCAATTGTTCTTCAGCTTTTGGATGAAAAACCAAAACTCGAAA aaaaaaatatcaaatttaatctGATTCGTCTGGGTTCTGaagaaaaaatgaatgttTTAGTAAAACcagtatcatttttaacacttacg aAAGATGtagataacaataaaaaaacagattTTGTATCAGAGCTTTTGTCTAATAGCAATGTAATTGTCAGTACATTGATGACTTGTCAATCTTCTTATtacagaaattatttaaa gAATTTAAAGATTTCAGTTTGCATTGTTGACGAGGCATCTCAAGCTTCAGAACTAGAAACATTTTTACCTTTAAGACTggatgttaaaattttatttctagtTGGTGATCCTAAACAGTTTAAACCTCGATTAAATTCTGAA gaAGCaaggaaaattcaaaatttggacAAATCATTACTTCATCGAGTgcaaaaagtatttgaaaaaaagaataaaactCCTGTTTTGATGTTAGATACTCAGTACCGTATGGTAAAAGCAATTGCCCAGTGgcctaataattatttttataatggaattttaaaaaatggagtCTCTATCTACCCATTGGGTATTTACAAGTACAAATTACTTAGCCACACATCGCCGGAAGATGGAGATGGCTTAACAAATATTGGAGAAGCTAAACTAGTCGTCAATATtgtttattctttattaatgcTCAtgtatttggaaaaatttaatttcaaaattagcTTGGGTATCATCGCACCCTTTGAAGAACAACgcgatttaataataaaattgctgGATCAAGAAGAAAG ATTTAACAGCATTAGCAAAGAACGTAAAGAAAGGATTAATATCAAAGTTGTAAAAATGTCAGATTGTTTTCAAGGCTCGCAGTGTGATATTATTCTGATGTCATGCGTCAAAAGTACTAGCACTGATCACATTGATGATCCCCACAGACTTTGCGTCAGTTTGACAAGGGCTAGACATACTTTGATAATATGtggtaatttaaataagtacaag gaAAATTCACTTTGGAATGATCTTGTTACTGATGCGGAAGAACGCGATGCTTTCATTCATGTTGGGTCTGATAAACTTGataaaccaaaaaatataaaacccTTACTAATTCCTATtatctag
- the LOC130671649 gene encoding uncharacterized protein LOC130671649 isoform X2, whose translation MENPVGVESNNVRFLKNQFLYQVLQWSPKWFLEHDKKRSIVTSMKLISPKLSYDTFDDYRKTQLPVLVHEFWYDMMESHSKEDDNIETKAPSIELFKIPLLGRCLKVNHDINVHDKIFSFKVRTKIKSDSKDWYPHHNTLVKFNNPLAENQEQFAYIEYFSRQQVPDKTEYELTYELMTKYLGHSKIPDSITIEPIKIKMSVISNYLNSLLYLPKSPLNRAILNPTLAYYEFSSINDEDKIQPVTQDNLNSKQLEIMARIVKTVEENKPKICIVSGPAGTGKSKVIMNSIFSMISRKSTDRILVCAQSNLAIDSIVLQLLDEKPKLEKKNIKFNLIRLGSEEKMNVLVKPVSFLTLTKDVDNNKKTDFVSELLSNSNVIVSTLMTCQSSYYRNYLKNLKISVCIVDEASQASELETFLPLRLDVKILFLVGDPKQFKPRLNSEEARKIQNLDKSLLHRVQKVFEKKNKTPVLMLDTQYRMVKAIAQWPNNYFYNGILKNGVSIYPLGIYKYKLLSHTSPEDGDGLTNIGEAKLVVNIVYSLLMLMYLEKFNFKISLGIIAPFEEQRDLIIKLLDQEERFNSISKERKERINIKVVKMSDCFQGSQCDIILMSCVKSTSTDHIDDPHRLCVSLTRARHTLIICGNLNKYKENSLWNDLVTDAEERDAFIHVGSDKLDKPKNIKPLLIPII comes from the exons atggAAAATCCAGTCGGCGTCGAGAGTAATAACgtgagatttttaaaaaaccaattTCTGTATCAAGTCTTACAGTGGAGTCCAAAATGGTTTTTAgaacatgataaaaaaagatcGATTGTTACATCAATGAAATTGATTTCTCCAAAATTATCTTATGATACTTTTGATGATTATCGCAAAACTCAGTTGCCTGTATTAGTCCATGAATTTTGGTATGATATGATGGAATCTCACAGTAAAGAAGACGACAATATTGAAACTAa GGCTCCCAGCATCGAATTGTTCAAGATTCCGTTATTAGGCAGATGTTTAAAAGTAAATCACGATATTAATGTAcacgacaaaatttttagtttcaaagttcgtactaaaataaaatctgattCGAAAGACTGGTATCCGCATCACAATACTCtggttaaatttaataatccgTTAGCTGAAAATCAAGAACAATTTGCTtacattgaatattttagtcGACAACAAGTACctg ATAAAACTGAGTATGAATTAACATACGAATTGATGACAAAATATCTGGGGCATAGTAAGATTCCAGATTCAATAACTATAGAACCAATCAAGATAAAAATGTcagttatttcaaattatctaAATTCATTACTGTATCTTCCTAAATCTCCATTAAATAGAGCGATACTAAACCCAACACTGgcttactatgaattttcatcaatcaatGATGAAGATAAGATTCAACCAGTTACACag GACAATCTGAACTCAAAACAATTGGAAATTATGGCAAGAATTGTTAAAACAGTTGAGGAAAACaaaccaaaaatatgtatcGTCTCAGGACCTGCTGGAACAGGAAAATCAAAAGTTATTATGAATAGTATTTTCTCAATGATAAGCAGAAAAAGTACTGACCGTATATTAGTATGCGCGCAATCTAATCTAGCGATTGATTCAATTGTTCTTCAGCTTTTGGATGAAAAACCAAAACTCGAAA aaaaaaatatcaaatttaatctGATTCGTCTGGGTTCTGaagaaaaaatgaatgttTTAGTAAAACcagtatcatttttaacacttacg aAAGATGtagataacaataaaaaaacagattTTGTATCAGAGCTTTTGTCTAATAGCAATGTAATTGTCAGTACATTGATGACTTGTCAATCTTCTTATtacagaaattatttaaa gAATTTAAAGATTTCAGTTTGCATTGTTGACGAGGCATCTCAAGCTTCAGAACTAGAAACATTTTTACCTTTAAGACTggatgttaaaattttatttctagtTGGTGATCCTAAACAGTTTAAACCTCGATTAAATTCTGAA gaAGCaaggaaaattcaaaatttggacAAATCATTACTTCATCGAGTgcaaaaagtatttgaaaaaaagaataaaactCCTGTTTTGATGTTAGATACTCAGTACCGTATGGTAAAAGCAATTGCCCAGTGgcctaataattatttttataatggaattttaaaaaatggagtCTCTATCTACCCATTGGGTATTTACAAGTACAAATTACTTAGCCACACATCGCCGGAAGATGGAGATGGCTTAACAAATATTGGAGAAGCTAAACTAGTCGTCAATATtgtttattctttattaatgcTCAtgtatttggaaaaatttaatttcaaaattagcTTGGGTATCATCGCACCCTTTGAAGAACAACgcgatttaataataaaattgctgGATCAAGAAGAAAG ATTTAACAGCATTAGCAAAGAACGTAAAGAAAGGATTAATATCAAAGTTGTAAAAATGTCAGATTGTTTTCAAGGCTCGCAGTGTGATATTATTCTGATGTCATGCGTCAAAAGTACTAGCACTGATCACATTGATGATCCCCACAGACTTTGCGTCAGTTTGACAAGGGCTAGACATACTTTGATAATATGtggtaatttaaataagtacaag gaAAATTCACTTTGGAATGATCTTGTTACTGATGCGGAAGAACGCGATGCTTTCATTCATGTTGGGTCTGATAAACTTGataaaccaaaaaatataaaacccTTACTAATTCCTATtatctag